One window of Dehalococcoidia bacterium genomic DNA carries:
- a CDS encoding DAK2 domain-containing protein: MTPDAIARPFRTLSGWDLLEMVKAGSAWVAASASEINALNVFPVPDGDTGTNMTLTLRATTEQALACPQGASAGAVARAMAHGALMGARGNRGVILSQLFQGLAQALDGKEAATGSDIADALDQATRLAYKVVSNPVEGTILTVMKDVTAAALDAARQGGGVPDVLNVAATVARASVARTPDLLPILREAGVVDAGGQGLAVFLDGGMHFLRGERTPPPARELGVAAPRPSVEGATRPGTVTYGYCIEFMLEGKGLDTEHIRRQVREFGDSTIVAGAEGLVKVHLHGSDPDAVLAFARGLGVVVHTKVENIDQQHREFSGRRSASEAHPSVEGGQVGLVAVAPGRGLADVMRSLTAQVLTPDERSGKPSVQDLLRAIEMCHAETVVLLPNSGDILPAAEQAARMAPKQVKVVPTRTVPQGIAALVAFRAEVSLDANCAAMTRAAGRVRSAVVTTASRPAHIGGREVVAGQVIGLVDDELAAVEATPEAAARVTIERMGVEAGRLLTLYYGADATREDAEVLARWALARFPGCEAEVVMGGQPHYHYLISVE, from the coding sequence GTGACCCCGGATGCGATAGCCCGACCCTTCAGGACATTGTCGGGGTGGGATCTGCTGGAAATGGTCAAGGCTGGCTCCGCGTGGGTCGCCGCGTCCGCCTCTGAGATCAACGCTCTGAACGTCTTCCCCGTGCCGGACGGCGACACCGGCACGAACATGACGCTCACGCTGCGCGCCACCACGGAGCAGGCGCTGGCCTGCCCTCAGGGCGCAAGCGCCGGGGCTGTTGCGCGGGCCATGGCCCACGGCGCGCTCATGGGGGCGCGGGGCAACCGCGGAGTTATTCTCTCTCAGCTTTTTCAGGGCCTGGCCCAGGCCCTGGACGGCAAGGAAGCAGCGACGGGGAGCGACATCGCCGATGCGCTCGATCAGGCGACCAGGCTGGCGTACAAGGTGGTCAGCAATCCGGTGGAGGGGACCATCCTCACCGTCATGAAGGATGTCACCGCCGCGGCGCTGGACGCAGCCCGACAAGGCGGGGGCGTCCCGGACGTGCTCAATGTCGCCGCCACCGTTGCCCGTGCGTCCGTCGCCCGCACCCCCGACCTCCTCCCCATTCTGCGCGAGGCGGGTGTGGTGGACGCGGGCGGCCAGGGGCTGGCCGTGTTTCTGGATGGCGGAATGCACTTTCTACGTGGTGAGCGTACGCCTCCACCGGCCCGTGAGTTGGGGGTCGCCGCCCCTCGTCCTTCCGTGGAAGGAGCCACGCGGCCTGGGACGGTCACCTACGGCTACTGCATCGAGTTCATGCTGGAGGGCAAGGGTCTAGACACGGAGCACATACGTCGCCAGGTGCGGGAGTTCGGCGACTCCACTATCGTCGCGGGCGCCGAGGGGCTGGTCAAAGTCCACCTGCACGGCAGCGACCCGGACGCCGTGCTGGCCTTCGCGCGGGGGCTGGGCGTCGTCGTGCACACGAAGGTCGAGAACATTGACCAGCAGCACCGCGAGTTCTCCGGTCGCCGGAGCGCCTCCGAGGCCCACCCTTCCGTGGAAGGGGGCCAGGTGGGGCTGGTCGCCGTAGCGCCGGGCAGAGGCCTCGCCGACGTGATGCGGAGCCTCACGGCGCAGGTCCTGACGCCGGACGAGCGCTCCGGCAAGCCCAGCGTGCAGGACCTGCTGCGCGCCATCGAGATGTGTCACGCGGAGACGGTCGTGCTTCTGCCCAACTCCGGCGACATCCTGCCCGCGGCGGAGCAGGCCGCGCGAATGGCCCCCAAGCAGGTCAAGGTCGTGCCGACGCGCACTGTCCCGCAGGGCATCGCGGCGCTGGTGGCGTTCCGCGCGGAGGTCAGCCTCGATGCGAACTGCGCCGCAATGACGCGGGCGGCGGGCCGCGTCCGCTCGGCGGTGGTGACCACGGCGAGCCGCCCGGCGCACATAGGCGGTCGCGAGGTCGTCGCCGGACAGGTCATCGGCCTGGTGGACGACGAGTTGGCGGCGGTGGAGGCCACGCCGGAGGCTGCGGCCCGCGTCACCATCGAGAGGATGGGCGTCGAGGCAGGGCGACTGCTCACGCTGTACTATGGGGCGGACGCCACGCGGGAGGACGCGGAGGTGCTGGCGCGGTGGGCGCTGGCGCGTTTCCCCGGCTGCGAGGCGGAGGTGGTGATGGGCGGGCAACCGCACTATCATTACCTTATCTCGGTGGAGTAG
- a CDS encoding DegV family protein, with amino-acid sequence MTVRVVTDSSSDLPASLARELGITVVPLHVHVGDRTFTEGVDLDAETFYRDILPGPVLPTTSQPSVGAFVDVYTALARETDEIISIHISSKLSGTHQAALLGRERAPKGCRIEVVDSQHLSMALGLQVLLAARAARDGGRLEHVSRLVRDAIPCTHIYAVLDTLEYLRKGGRIGNVKAFLGALLHIKPLLSFRDGAPWPLERARTRARALDRLCELAQGLPRIRDMAVMYNTTPDEAAALADRLATGHSRESIVMARMGPVLGTHVGPGALAVAALTDA; translated from the coding sequence GTGACCGTGCGCGTCGTTACCGATAGCAGCTCTGACCTGCCCGCCAGCCTGGCGCGGGAGCTGGGCATCACCGTCGTGCCCCTGCACGTCCACGTGGGCGACCGCACGTTCACCGAGGGCGTGGACCTGGACGCCGAGACGTTCTATCGCGACATCCTCCCTGGCCCTGTGCTGCCCACGACCTCGCAGCCCTCCGTGGGCGCGTTTGTGGACGTGTACACGGCGCTGGCCCGCGAGACGGACGAGATTATCTCCATCCACATCTCGTCGAAGCTCAGCGGCACCCACCAGGCGGCGCTCCTGGGGCGGGAGAGAGCGCCGAAGGGGTGTCGCATCGAGGTGGTGGACTCCCAGCACCTTTCAATGGCCCTGGGCCTGCAGGTCTTGCTGGCGGCGCGTGCGGCGCGCGACGGCGGGCGGCTGGAGCACGTCTCGCGGCTGGTCCGCGACGCCATTCCCTGCACCCACATTTATGCCGTCCTGGACACCCTGGAGTACCTGCGCAAGGGAGGGCGCATTGGCAACGTGAAGGCGTTCCTGGGTGCCCTGCTGCATATCAAGCCGCTGCTCTCCTTCCGCGACGGCGCGCCCTGGCCGCTGGAGCGGGCGCGCACGCGGGCGCGCGCTCTCGACCGCCTGTGCGAGCTGGCGCAGGGACTGCCCCGCATCCGCGACATGGCGGTCATGTACAACACCACGCCCGACGAGGCCGCCGCCCTGGCCGACCGCCTGGCAACCGGTCACTCGCGGGAGAGCATCGTGATGGCGCGGATGGGGCCTGTGCTCGGCACCCATGTCGGCCCGGGCGCGCTGGCCGTCGCGGCGCTCACCGACGCATAG
- the rpmB gene encoding 50S ribosomal protein L28 has protein sequence MAVCKICNKGPRFGNAISHSKRHTRRMWEPNMKRRSILLDGQPQRVNICTRCLRTRAKSVK, from the coding sequence ATGGCCGTCTGTAAGATCTGCAACAAGGGGCCGCGCTTCGGAAACGCCATAAGCCACTCCAAGCGGCACACGCGGCGCATGTGGGAACCCAATATGAAGAGGCGCTCCATCCTGCTGGACGGGCAGCCCCAGCGCGTGAACATCTGCACACGCTGCCTCCGCACGCGCGCCAAGAGCGTCAAGTAG